Sequence from the Acropora muricata isolate sample 2 chromosome 10, ASM3666990v1, whole genome shotgun sequence genome:
TATGATGCAATTCAGCGGGACAGTCCTCTCTAaacttaaagcatttttccagttTCTTATTGTACTCGTTGTGAATCTTATCGATTTCGTCACATGTTCTAAAGAGGTCATTGTTGCTGATTTTATACTGTTCACATTCATTTCGACCGCATTTCTCTCTCAAAGACATTATTTCCTCGTCACTGAGCTCAAGTGAGAGGGGGCTGGGGTTCTTTCCAAACAAGACGTTAAAGAAGAGATAGTATTCCGCTTCCAATACGGGATACTGGAGGGTCCCACCATAGCTCTTTATCACATTAATAACTTTACACCATGGACTGTGGCCCTTGCAAGAGTCACCTCCAAAGAACTTCGCCAAATACATCGGCGTAATACCATGTTTGTTGGTGCAATTTGCATCAATACCAGTGACGTTGTTACTGGATAGTAGGTATGCTATAAGCTGCCACATGCCCCGGCTAGCAGCCACATGGTACAGAGTCAAATCGGGACGACTTTCATTGCAGCCCACATCAAATGCTTCAATCTGCAGACCATGCTCCAAAATCTCTAATGCAGTAAGCGAGGCCAGTTCAATTTCCAGATATGTCAGTAAACTGACTCTTTCAAAATTTAGATATGGCCTGTATTTCACAGCATACAGCACGGAGAGCCACAGTGGAGAAAATCCGTTTTCAGACTCTAGAGAAGGGTTTGCTTCCCAGGAAAGGAATTTACGAATGGCGACCACGTTTGCCCCTTGTGCTGCTCTGTGAAACGGATTAAAACCCTCATCATCAAAACATTCATCGACGACCTTGGTTCCACCAGGGTGTGATAAAATTGCTCGTGTCAGTGGGCCATCTCCAATTCGAACAGTTTCTATGTTACCGTGGCTGTTATTTCGTTCTTCATACGTATCAATGAGAAAATCAAAAATTGCATTATCGGTCTTCAAATACTTTTCCCAGTTCTCAGCTCCCAAGAAAAATTGGTAAACGTAATGTAAGTAATGTAGTTTATGATATGAAGCCATATGCAACACTGAAAATTTAAATGGATCTCCGCAAGTGATTTCTATGTTTAGGTTGTGTTTAGCAAGAACCTTGGACATGTGCCGGCCACCGGTACGCAGGTACGCAATCAATGGAGTCAATCCTGTCACATCGTCATAACAGTTTACGTTTCCACCCACTTTCAACATAGTGTTGGCTGATTGAACAAAACGTACCTTAACGAAATTTACCAAAATGGAGCAATTGGATCTTGCCATAgatgtaataactttttttaatgACTTTGGTATAAAATATGGCTGAATTGCATGCAAAATTGCATGCGCAATTGTTTCACCAACAGCGGTGTCAATAGCAAAAGCCAACGGAGTTAATGACAAAACGAACGAGGGACTCTCGATTGCATCAGCTCCCAATAAAATGGACGatgcattgtttttttcttcaaatttttgggAAAAAGTTTCATTTCTCACATCTTTCATTTCTAAAAAGGTTAAAAGGGCCTCGGTTGCCCCAGAAGATGCTATATAAGACCTTTTCACTAGCTCCACCAAGGTGTTTAACCAGGGATATTGTACCTTCAACTTGTTGATTATTTGATTTGGTTTCCTTGCATACAAATCTAAAAAGTACTCTTTGTCCATAAAACCCACGTCTTTTAAAGAGTAATGCAATGCTGACATACCGTCGTTGTCTGCAAGCAAGTAATCACATCCACGGACGAATAAAGGAGCTATGGACCCTTTTGCTAAACATACCGCCGCACTGTGAAGAGGTGTAGAGCCATTCAAGCTTTTCGCATTTATATCGGCACCATTGTCCACCAAAAGAGAAATAATAGCTGACATTCCATGACATGAAGCAATATGAAGAGGGGTGGATCCATTACAGTCGCCAATATTGGGGGCAGCTCTGTGTTTCAAAAGAAGATCGGCCACACTATGATAACCATACTTTCCAGCCAAATGCAAAGGAGAAAATCCACAGGGGCAAGCGCCTTGTTGTAGTGGTCCAGGAAAAGAAGTTTGAGATTTCAGCATGGCTGACGATGTTCTGGAATGACACTGAATGGAGGAGCTGGAACCAGATTGCAACAAAGCTTCCAGGGAGTTGAATTTATTTAAATATACAGCTTCGTGTTGAGGGAATCTTCCGGCAGAATTTGTGCAGTTGATGGCATTTAGATCCTCACTAAGCAAAACTTTAATCACAGAAATATGTTCTTGCCTTACCGCTGCATGGAGCGCAGTCTCACGAGAATGAAGATGATGATTATCGTAGATGTATACTTTGGGGGTTTCATCTAATTCCTTGTCGTCTGCATGGGTGACAACAATAGGACTCGATGTGCCTTGGACGCATGTGTCCTTTACGCCCACATTTAAAAGATATTTTACCACGAGTTTGTGTCCATTGAATGCGGAATGATGTAACGAAAGGCTGTCTGGAATTCCACCAGCACTCTTGAGCGTCTCAACGACCTCAAGATGACCATTTTCTGCAGCCAGTTGTATTGCAGTGTTGTTAGAGCCACATGTTTTGGATATGTCGATGTTCTGCTGAAGAAGATACTCAACAACATCAAAATTGCCTCCTTGAGCGGCCGCATGAAGCAACGAAAACCCACATTTCCTCCTCTTACACGCCTTAACCGGGTCTTTGGAGTGAGACGCAATTTCAGCATTAAGATATGCCGTTGTGAGATGCAGGTTGGCTCCTCTATCAAACAAAGACATCAGGTTACGAACGTTTCCCTCGGCTGCTGCTACAAAGGAGGGTGTACGTCTGTTGTTATCTAAACAGTCAACGATGAAGAAGTGCCTAAGTAGCAGTTCAGTCACATTGGTATTAGGTGAACCAGCACTCAGATGAAGTGCCGTTACTTTGCTCAAATGATCAGTGGAGTTAATGTTTTGTGAAGGGAGTGAAAGAAATTGGTCCACTAGACCTTTATCTAAGCCCCCTTCTACCACATGACTTGCAAGACGAAACGCTTCATTGGGATTTAAGATggttttttttgcttctttgaggTAATGTTTTGCCAGGCGGTTATGTCCATTTTGCTTCTTAACATAGAacacctttcctttgtttgcatCACTGGTAAGCCATTCAGCTAATGAAGCATGGTGAATTCGAATACGATCTCCTTCTGATTCATGCCACAGGAAAAGGGAAACTTGGTTAAGTTTTGGCATGATGTCATATTCTAGATCAACTGTTGGATTGTCAAGTCGGAACATAGAGTGCATTTCCTTTATATTGAGGGGAGTGTGCGCTGCAACTAAGACTTCGAAAATTTCCCTTAATGGTCGAAAAGACTCGGGAGTGGCATACTTTCTTTCAAAGTACAACTGATAAGTACTCTCAAGTGTCTTGGGGAATGTTTCCCACTTGATGTTTCCTCCCGAGTTGAACCATAAGTCGAGTACGATCTTAACGTACTGAAAGTTTCCTTCACCCTTTTTAGCTAGATTGGAAACCATGATCTGAGTTGGTGCATCATTGTCACGGATTGTAAGGGATGTTTTCAACCTTTCCACAACGGACTCCTTCAGCGAAAATACCTTCAGTGTAAGATAGGTATCAATATCTTCAAGATTTTCTTTTCTATCTGATCGCAGTTCTATTCTTTGAAGGTCTTCTAGACCTGCAACAATGGTGCTTTCGTTCCGCGAGCTGACTATAAGTTTTAACCACTTTGGCAGTCGACGAGCCTTAGTTTTAAGAATATTGACAATGTCTGCCTTTTCATTGAAGCATTCATCCAAAGCATCTATCAAGATGAACCAAGAATCTCTGGGTTGTGGTAGAATTTCTTTTAAAGGTTTAAGGATTGCATACTCAAAGCACCACTCGGGGTCTTGAGAACAATCTTCGTAAAGAACTTTGCTGGTGAATTGATCATCAAGAACACGTTTACGGTATTCAATGATTTTCGCAGCTATCATGTTCGCCAGATTTCGAACAAACGATACTCCATCTTGTGTTTTCTTATCGAAATGCATGCAAAAGTGATGGGCCAGTATTCTGCTGTGAACAACTGGGCTGGATGTTCTGGAACAGAGTAAATAACTCAAGAAGGCAGATTTACCTGAACCTGGATTTCCAGTTAATAACACACCCCTTTTGTCATTGTGTTCTAAGGCCTGTTGCATTTCTTCAATTAGCCACCGACGTCCTGTGAACTCTTCTCTGGATGAAATTATTAAATCTGTGAAGTCAAAGACTTTCAGCTTCCATGGATCATCATACTTCTGCATGGTGCATCCTTTGAAAAAGCAATTCATCTGATTAGCGGTTAAATAAGCTTATTAGATGCAAACGCATCAATAAAACTCGACGAAAGTAGGACTGATTTCATGTGCCTCCGATAAAGAAATCGTAATGGACATCATGCTAAATATGCCCTTTTGACGATTGTCTCATGgtaagtgaaatattttttgggATAACATTCATGTTTTCAATCCCTCACCGAAATACAGAAATTAAAGGAAACGCTCCATGAATCACTTGGTTCAACAAACTATCTTTTAGAAGTGGACATCCACAAAAGGTTGTTGCAGTCCATTGCATCCAAATTGAATTGGAATTTGGTAGTCAGTGTTGTTTTTTATGTGAGAGGATGAGAAAACTGGAGCATGGAGAGAAACAAAACTCGAATCAACTGAGGGACAGAATCTACAAAGAACCTCGACCTACACGTGATGCAGGAGAAACGAATCTGTCACCTTACTGTTAAGTGATTTCGCCACTCTGCCATCCTTGTTCTTCCATATACGCTCATAAATCGAGAAAAAAGCTTTTCATTCTCTTTAACTATGcttgcttttgcttttttcgACCTTATAAAGCTATTAAAATGAGTGGTGATAATTTTGTCAATGCACGAGTTCGTGGAGACTGACCAAAGGATAACGAAAACTCACACCTCCCAATGTGTTTCTTTAAACGTTTTAGACTTTTCACTCACCCTCTTTGTTAGAAGAATCATCCAAAACGAGGCAACAATGGAAGAGAAACAATAACACCAACCATTTGGCAACGTCCTTTTTTTCTACAGCTTTCACGTTTTCTGACAGGACCCAGATTAAGGTTCCAAGTATAACAATCGTTGAATCCAAGACATAACCGCCAAATTTTATGGGATTTATGTCATCCAATTCTTTTTTAAGCATTTCCTGTCCATGCTTGAGTTCAATTTGCTGTTCTTTACTTCTCTCAGATTCTTCTGCCAAACTTGCTAGTTCGGTATTTTGCTTCCGAATTATTTCTTTAAACTCCGCCATAACTTTTGCCTCCATGCTGTGTAGGTCCGAAACACTTTTGAGCTTTACAATTTCCTTAAGGGCGTTTTGAGCGTCAGGTTCATGAGCCAAACTGGGATCCTTAAGAAGATTTTCAACTGCGTCGAAAGCAATTTGTTTGTCAGCATCGTTCAATTCTAATGAAGAAACATGTACCCACTTTGTGTTACGAACCTCTCGGACATCCATGATCAAGTCTTGGGAAACAGAGAAGTGCGTGCACCAGTACattaagtttaaaaaattggtaatATCCATGTCATCCACACTGGCAACGGCGTGTCCTCCCAAGTCCGGAAGATAGAGCTTAGCAATTTCCCACGGACCCAAGATAGGGTCGATCCACTTGCTGGAATCACTTTGTTTCCAGTTTGGTTTGCAAGATTGATGATGAGCCTGTAGAATTTTGGCCCAGTTACAAATGCCCATGTCGTGGTACTGGTTTGGTCTTCTCTTAGAGACAAACACACAAGAGCACGGGGCAAAAGGAGCCAGGGTCGCCTTGACAGTGTTGTAAAAAGTCTCTGTTTGTCTCTTGACAAATGGCCGAAGACCATGACAAAGTTCTGTTGTTAGGGCATGACCAAGGGCGAGCCAATTTCTGTACTCAGGCTTAGCCAGTTGGGCAGCTGTTCCCATGGATGGGCTGGACGATGCCATTTCATTGACTATGAAAGGTCAAAAAAACGTTTTACTCTGAGTCTCATCTAACGCTCATTCATATCCAACTAGATTCCATGttctggattccggattccaaaagCTCAAATTTTGCTGGATTCTGGTTCCCGGATTCCTTTACATGGGCGAAATGGAAACTGGAGACATCCCGCGAGCTATAATCATACAGACCATTCGACTTTAAAAGGGTATTTTATGAATTTAGTCAGAAGCTATTAAAAAAGGtaacaagcaaaaacaacaatagCAGCAACAAAAAAGTAGCTAAAAGCTGACTGGTGCAAGCCAGGGATACCCTATCATGTGACAAGCCAGTATAGCACCTATCACACACTATGTAGAATAGTACACCGTCATGGTGCCGTACTTATATTCAGCTTTGGAAGTGGCTACTGAAGGATTCGCGAGAAAACCAATCTTGTACCGAGAGTCCTCGGGTTTTTGGTGAGCGGGTGAGTGCCCGGAGATACTCTGGAATAATGGACACCATTAAAACGTAAGGTTCCGGTCGTAGAGCGGATACTTGAAGTTAGACCAGAAATAAGTGATTGTTACAGACTGGTGGTGTTTAGAAGACATTACAAACGCAATGTTGttcccaattcaaaccctttacGAATAAAACGTTTCGTTCCAAGTATTTCCGTATCATTTGAATATGAATGCTACAtcatcatgcaaatgaaataCACCAAGAATCTTACTCCCGGGagattgagttagccgattaggtctattatGTGTCATGAGGACGATGGCTTGTGCGATTTTTTCGTGGCTTTTTCTGTGTGGTTTTTTAATGGCTTTTGATTCTTTCAATTTTGCTacattttgatgtttttattAAACCATcggtttttgtttcttgttaccGTTTAGAGTATAGAGTTCATCGTTACAAATCGCAGTTTCCCTTTCGAACAGGTGAGTTCAAAGAAAATCCGTCTTTCTCTTTGTAAAATCAACTGGATTTTTCTTTCACAATAACTAGAGTGAGTGACAGTCTTCCAGTTGGTCAGGCGACAGatccaaaaaaatatataattccaTTAAGACATAATTTCTCGGGCGCTCACCCGCTGGCCGAAAACCCCGAGGACTCTAGGTACGAGATTGTACTGAAACAAGATGCCCAGCAGTCTGGACGAACACGTTAGTTGTTGCAACACGCTATCCCCTCTGAATTAACTATTACtgttaattcttaatttgctctgaattaactATTATCGTTCATTGAGGACACTGTGTCCCAGGACTTGCGGTGCAGataaaaaggacaaaaagctACATTGGACTGGATTTGAACTCAGAACTTCTGGTCTGTAGAAACCGCTTTTAATTTATCCCTTCCACCGCTGAGGATGAAGTTATCCACtggtctcaaaaaaaaaaagactggatcgagcaacctattgttctcGTTCCCACAAATTGAAGCCAGCAGCGCCATCTTCTTGAGACCACTTTCGCGGTAAGGCTTACTATAAGCCGAGGGTAAAATAACGTTTTCGAAAAATTATccagtcttttcttttttttttcaaatcagtGGGTTCTCTCTCCCAAGCTGGTAGGCTTCCCTTTCTGGGAATGGAAGTAATGAAAAGTGGATGTTCCCTAAACACAAAGGTGTATAAAAAACCGACGCACAGTGGGCTACTGTTACACTACCACAGCCATGTGGATAGGAGATACAAGCGCTCACCACTGAACACCATGCTTAACCGTGCGTTTAAGCTCTCATCTATACAAGAGTTTTTTCAAGAGGAATGTGAACAC
This genomic interval carries:
- the LOC136931933 gene encoding uncharacterized protein, which produces MASSSPSMGTAAQLAKPEYRNWLALGHALTTELCHGLRPFVKRQTETFYNTVKATLAPFAPCSCVFVSKRRPNQYHDMGICNWAKILQAHHQSCKPNWKQSDSSKWIDPILGPWEIAKLYLPDLGGHAVASVDDMDITNFLNLMYWCTHFSVSQDLIMDVREVRNTKWVHVSSLELNDADKQIAFDAVENLLKDPSLAHEPDAQNALKEIVKLKSVSDLHSMEAKVMAEFKEIIRKQNTELASLAEESERSKEQQIELKHGQEMLKKELDDINPIKFGGYVLDSTIVILGTLIWVLSENVKAVEKKDVAKWLVLLFLFHCCLVLDDSSNKEGCTMQKYDDPWKLKVFDFTDLIISSREEFTGRRWLIEEMQQALEHNDKRGVLLTGNPGSGKSAFLSYLLCSRTSSPVVHSRILAHHFCMHFDKKTQDGVSFVRNLANMIAAKIIEYRKRVLDDQFTSKVLYEDCSQDPEWCFEYAILKPLKEILPQPRDSWFILIDALDECFNEKADIVNILKTKARRLPKWLKLIVSSRNESTIVAGLEDLQRIELRSDRKENLEDIDTYLTLKVFSLKESVVERLKTSLTIRDNDAPTQIMVSNLAKKGEGNFQYVKIVLDLWFNSGGNIKWETFPKTLESTYQLYFERKYATPESFRPLREIFEVLVAAHTPLNIKEMHSMFRLDNPTVDLEYDIMPKLNQVSLFLWHESEGDRIRIHHASLAEWLTSDANKGKVFYVKKQNGHNRLAKHYLKEAKKTILNPNEAFRLASHVVEGGLDKGLVDQFLSLPSQNINSTDHLSKVTALHLSAGSPNTNVTELLLRHFFIVDCLDNNRRTPSFVAAAEGNVRNLMSLFDRGANLHLTTAYLNAEIASHSKDPVKACKRRKCGFSLLHAAAQGGNFDVVEYLLQQNIDISKTCGSNNTAIQLAAENGHLEVVETLKSAGGIPDSLSLHHSAFNGHKLVVKYLLNVGVKDTCVQGTSSPIVVTHADDKELDETPKVYIYDNHHLHSRETALHAAVRQEHISVIKVLLSEDLNAINCTNSAGRFPQHEAVYLNKFNSLEALLQSGSSSSIQCHSRTSSAMLKSQTSFPGPLQQGACPCGFSPLHLAGKYGYHSVADLLLKHRAAPNIGDCNGSTPLHIASCHGMSAIISLLVDNGADINAKSLNGSTPLHSAAVCLAKGSIAPLFVRGCDYLLADNDGMSALHYSLKDVGFMDKEYFLDLYARKPNQIINKLKVQYPWLNTLVELVKRSYIASSGATEALLTFLEMKDVRNETFSQKFEEKNNASSILLGADAIESPSFVLSLTPLAFAIDTAVGETIAHAILHAIQPYFIPKSLKKVITSMARSNCSILVNFVKVRFVQSANTMLKVGGNVNCYDDVTGLTPLIAYLRTGGRHMSKVLAKHNLNIEITCGDPFKFSVLHMASYHKLHYLHYVYQFFLGAENWEKYLKTDNAIFDFLIDTYEERNNSHGNIETVRIGDGPLTRAILSHPGGTKVVDECFDDEGFNPFHRAAQGANVVAIRKFLSWEANPSLESENGFSPLWLSVLYAVKYRPYLNFERVSLLTYLEIELASLTALEILEHGLQIEAFDVGCNESRPDLTLYHVAASRGMWQLIAYLLSSNNVTGIDANCTNKHGITPMYLAKFFGGDSCKGHSPWCKVINVIKSYGGTLQYPVLEAEYYLFFNVLFGKNPSPLSLELSDEEIMSLREKCGRNECEQYKISNNDLFRTCDEIDKIHNEYNKKLEKCFKFREDCPAELHHINSVVFLLGRKLRDNFRFFDIRNDLISLLNKEIERSRGLLYNATRYRVGPLCRKCRKSSGSCKLVTGDDMCPNFERVDLKITVHGFYRHYKENLDLLLEHSNEVKSSLPLCGRLPSSLEKMNFALHSYDSTLNCDWQAIAAKYIQLSFQVHNLNFWIESFRETSEVPSVSDFASERMQKVILQPSEESLELVLKLTSNKPMEEYTYFQLLRFRKPPFWYETFEGRGNFG